Sequence from the Clostridium butyricum genome:
AAGATTTAGATTTAATCTCAGTATAATTACATAAATATACTTATAAGAGTTATCTTTGTTTGAATAAAAAAATTCTTACATAAAAGCATAGCTCTTTTTTATTTATTTTTAATTATGTAACCTGTATTATTAATAATAATTTATAACTTCGGGGAATAATATCTTTGAGGTGATAATATGTTAGGCATAATATGTGCAATAATTTCTGGAATAGCAATGAGCATACAAGGTGTGTTCAATACTCGTTTAGGAGAAAAAATAGGTTTATGGGAAACTACAGTCCTAGTTCAAGCAATCGCTTTAATATGTTCTCTAATAATATCATTTTTTTATGGTGATGGAAGCTACAGTAATTTAAAGACGGCTAATAAACTCTATCTTCTAGGGGGAGTGCTAGGTGTTATAATAACTTTTACCGTAATAAAAAGCGTTGGAAGTATGGGACCGACTCTTGGAATAGGAATAATTCTAGTTGCTCAGTTACTTGCAGCTGCTTTGATTGATGCCTTGGGGTTATTTGGAAACGAAAAGATTAAGTTTTCATTAAATAACTTCATAGGTATTGCTATTATGATTATTGGTATTGTAATATTTAAATGGAAACATTGAGAAAGGATGTATAATTTTGAATATATTTTCTAATGCCATTTTTTTATACAATTTAACTGTCAATAATATAAAAGAATATTTTAAAAAGAGTTCTTCTATAAAATCTGATGAATTAATAACAAACTCTGTTAATTGGTTTGGTCATGCTACAACTATAATTAATTTATATAATAAGGTAATTATAACTGACCCAGTATTATGCAACTTACTCGGTTATTTTAAAAGAGTTGTAGAAAAACCTTCATATATAAAGGATTTAAATGTAGATTACATACTTTTATCTCATGGCCACATGGATCATCTTCACTTTCCTTCTCTTATGAAGCTTAATAAAAGTGCAATTGTTATAGCACCTAAAGGATATAAAAAACTCTTAAAACTTATTGGTTTTAAAAATGTTGTTATACTGCATCCAGGTGATGTGTATGAAGACAGCTTTATAAAAATAACTGCATTTGAAGCCAATCATGATGGAAGACGTTTTTATTTTGGTATAGATGATGAAAGCATATCTTATCTTATTGAAAGAGAAGATAAATCTGTTTTTTTTGCTGGAGATACCGCATTAACTGAAAATTTTAAAGGTAT
This genomic interval carries:
- a CDS encoding MBL fold metallo-hydrolase, which gives rise to MNIFSNAIFLYNLTVNNIKEYFKKSSSIKSDELITNSVNWFGHATTIINLYNKVIITDPVLCNLLGYFKRVVEKPSYIKDLNVDYILLSHGHMDHLHFPSLMKLNKSAIVIAPKGYKKLLKLIGFKNVVILHPGDVYEDSFIKITAFEANHDGRRFYFGIDDESISYLIEREDKSVFFAGDTALTENFKGIQCDIALMPVGCYKPDRFSYMHCTPEQSYEMFKMMNSPIMIPIHYKTFRISLENFNETEEILLNLNDNSIKLLDVGETFSF
- a CDS encoding DMT family transporter gives rise to the protein MLGIICAIISGIAMSIQGVFNTRLGEKIGLWETTVLVQAIALICSLIISFFYGDGSYSNLKTANKLYLLGGVLGVIITFTVIKSVGSMGPTLGIGIILVAQLLAAALIDALGLFGNEKIKFSLNNFIGIAIMIIGIVIFKWKH